Proteins from a genomic interval of Maylandia zebra isolate NMK-2024a linkage group LG15, Mzebra_GT3a, whole genome shotgun sequence:
- the mia3 gene encoding transport and Golgi organization protein 1 homolog isoform X2: MAAKHVYRQGFLLLLFNFMSAAALERRFSDIKRCADKECSMLLCRGKAVNDFSGPDCRFLSFKKSETIYVYYKLSGRRPDIWAGSVGSHFGYFPKDLLAVNHIYTDNEYEVPAEETDFVCFDTGFDKFDNYDVDLLLGLSAGENDSENNKTSYQVQAAEAIETGEVAQSEKQTEHHDNLEELHKAPDDQSASSAVLDQSAETPLQNTMESNAEVARDATEAEEVKEKHVPESVPENLSEKSETKDTPAKSEVESVPKDDFVSESEPVSSSEGVQIPELKTTIGSTFDAIVTDEEITEKITPYEEEEESVDVENHPESGTNVKEETPLFSFSEDSINTQPSVEIPKLKTTLGTTFDAVITDEDTTKKVTPYTEEDSEDVEDHPENNSDTKEETPLLCFSEESVNTPASDSIKKPETPLATPEDKPKTAEEKNVWTSLGDAVFSAVTGVDITTQEVNSEQEEDDDERVPIPKLKTTLGTTFDAVVTDEESTKKVTPNPEDDSEDVKDQPKNDSDTKEETPLLSFSRESSNTPTPESPRNPESLPLTPEDRPKTAEEKNMWTSLGDAVFSAVTGVDMSAKKVNEEEDEDEEDEEEEDVKTHDESLLVKSPENMEPVLQDSLNSTSDNSDVNEGTSDSEKVLSDKNENDVEVTGHKEAQDETKKSAEDQIEHLTEGMRISTEPLPQDNNLDNHEAEVTHIKTTHEATEDKDEQEVPKDSEITEDKDEQEVPKDSEITEDKDEQEVPNDSEITEDKDEQEEPKDSEITEDKDEQEVPNDSEITEDKDEQEEPKDSEITEDKDEQEEPKDSEATEDKDEQEVPKDSEATEDKDEQEVPKDSEATEDKDEQEVPKDSEATKDKDEQEVHKDPDVTEDKAAIPDSITAAEQKLDSAVDEKENMTESEKHLDLSANERSSDSDLRDDDNIVNDSLPNQIPDDSMTDLGSNNSRAESPVDEPEIQDALHTREMMEEDETPDAEEGNDEEREELLEDENALLFSQSDKTLPETSPPTVSPPEPEYSESVMRLTLLWDHFTEEKMEQVQKLLGLKNLFKLEAMFMDLDIEFQATRQSQTGTTEDIENALEGILEASENTILDEIEKMLDSRDTKHDYDHHMDPSNLDEETEILDDFQELAFSLRQKYSTASDSTPLALELSSDTEKDEQELNVKEDVLHIAEEELDKIPKAESDDNLTITDPEEKPAEVEEEQLVRPDVSVEEDGGHFNKNKDNPLSFSTSDEMQKVPQATLENAFDMGLGVEVEHSPSGSMDSMEPVSEVHEEEVGLFSTGLVYTGCILAMITNKTAEWSTVMISLLPEEWKPGETLFGCPWQAVVITALVGVLTFTLFFWRTVLAIKKKEYLVDEKRLREQIQVHKKEKDEALAKMAELQKQTEQLKENQKQSKETVSCTVKKMQELESKVLQAETLNKQMAEEKDKYAQLLEEERANTLQNETRIEKLEKLNEKLQANRKKIQEALSKTTVLLDEAKIREDARNVQQKCLEKEFAALKDENKTLKVTIKSWEEKHTELNEKIKVYQKSQKELEDSVVLKDHNVEVLSELLSDLEACDLQKGDTKVLANGEVAPVSLTDKKTAVKNRIKQMMDVSRVQTTLAVVEEERDRFMTKLLNEEKSRKAMEEQHQELEHAISTLKSEKSHIENQFKILQQKNEIMVEMYQQKENALQQKLTKEELERRSKENLLSEVGGKAVEAEEQVKILRQRINEMEDQMKKTEEVYKEQIKEQENKTHSNWVNARNAERALNQEKLESSKLREKLAVLTSQLNERRAPLFRPNSGQPAGPRQGDSYGPSPVSGGAPSPPIMIEGPRRPPSAPVARRIDPFGPRPPSDPHGRYPEKHISGMDMMGPRSSSPANLDASGPGSFIASPIRDSPGPMVHGPPPGPAPYDPMLPPGRLPPPIAYRPPRPGPYHLPPGPPLLQGPPLPANGHPGMPLPGPMGGEFGPPNGLAIPPRQGPGPGIDPRGPLPPQFRPPPPHHFGPMPPPQGVRGPMGPRPPFPPDMRFPLPRDHPGQPVDLPLGAPPHPAHPGDAYGPPAPDALQNSVAAHSVPRQDLHVKQEAPQDSARPEMVKP; encoded by the exons ATGGCAGCAAAACACGTTTACCGACAGggctttttattacttttatttaactttatgtCAGCCGCAGCCCTGGAGAGAAGGTTCTCCGACATTAAGAGATGCGCCGATAAGGAGTGCAGCA tgctgCTGTGTCGGGGGAAAGCTGTGAATGATTTCTCAGGACCTGATTGTCGGTTCTTGTCTTTCAAGAAATCTGAAACCATCTATGTATATTACAAGCTGTCAGGAAGAAGACCTGACATATGGGCCGGAAGT GTTGGAAGCCACTTTGGCTATTTCCCAAAAGACCTTCTGGCAGTTAACCACATTTATACTGATAACGAATATGAAGTTCCAGCTGAG GAAACAGATTTTGTCTGTTTTGACACTGGATTTGACAAGTTTGATAATTATGATGTAGATTTGCTCCTTGGCTTGTCAGCAGGGGAGAATGATAgcgaaaacaacaaaacatcttACCAAGTCCAAGCAGCAGAAGCAATAGAAACAGGAGAAGTagctcagagtgaaaaacaaactgagCATCATGATAACTTGGAGGAGCTTCATAAAGCCCCTGATGATCAAAGTGCCTCTTCAGCCGTTCTTGATCAGTCAGCTGAAACACCTTTACAAAACACAATGGAGTCCAATGCAGAAGTTGCACGTGATGCTACAGAAGCTGAAGAGGTTAAGGAAAAACATGTACCAGAGTCTGTCCCTGAAAACTTGTCAGAAAAGAGTGAAACCAAAGATACACCCGCAAAATCGGAAGTGGAGTCTGTGCCCAAAGATGATTTTGTTTCAGAAAGCGAACCAGTCTCATCTTCTGAAGGAGTTCAAATCCCTGAGTTGAAAACTACCATTGGTTCAACTTTTGATGCCATCGTCACCGATGAAGAAATCACCGAGAAAATTACCCCttatgaagaagaggaggagagtgtAGACGTGGAAAACCATCCAGAAAGTGGCACTAATGTTAAAGAAGAAACTCCACTGTTCTCTTTTTCAGAAGACTCCATCAATACTCAACCATCTGTGGAAATCCCCAAGTTAAAAACGACCCTTGGGACAACTTTCGATGCTGTGATCACAGATGAAGACACCACCAAGAAAGTTACCCCGTATACAGAGGAGGACAGTGAAGATGTGGAAGACCATCCCGAAAATAATAGTGATACTAAAGAGGAAACTCCACTGCTGTGTTTTTCAGAAGAATCCGTCAACACTCCAGCATCTGACTCTATTAAAAAGCCTGAAACTCCACTGGCGACACCTGAGGATAAACCAAAGACAGCAGAGGAGAAGAACGTGTGGACATCACTCGGAGATGCTGTGTTTTCAGCTGTCACTGGAGTAGACATAACCACACAAGAAGTGAATTCAGAACAagaggaagatgatgatgagCGAGTGCCAATCCCTAAGTTAAAAACTACCCTTGGGACAACTTTTGATGCTGTTGTAACAGATGAAGAAAGCACCAAGAAAGTTACACCAAATCCAGAAGACGACAGTGAGGATGTGAAAGATCAGCCCAAAAATGATAGTGATACTAAAGAGGAAACGccactgctgtctttttcaAGAGAATCCTCTAACACTCCAACACCGGAGTCTCCTAGAAATCCTGAAAGTCTGCCATTGACACCTGAGGATAGACCAAAGACAGCAGAGGAGAAGAATATGTGGACATCACTCGGAGACGCTGTGTTTTCAGCTGTCACTGGAGTAGACATGTCAGCAAAAAAAGTGaatgaagaggaagatgaggacgaggaagacgaggaggaagaggatgtaAAAACCCATGATGAATCACTCTTGGTAAAATCCCCAGAGAACATGGAGCCAGTTCTTCAAGATTCTTTGAATTCTACATCTGATAATTCTGATGTGAATGAAGGCACCAGTGACTCAGAGAAAGTTTTGTCTGATAAGAATGAAAATGATGTAGAAGTTACTGGACATAAGGAAGCTCAGGATGAAACCAAAAAATCAGCAGAGGATCAAATAGAGCATCTAACAGAGGGGATGAGAATATCCACGGAGCCACTGCCACAAGATAATAATTTAGACAACCATGAGGCTGAAGTAACACATATAAAAACCACACATGAAGCCACTGAAGACAAAGACGAGCAGGAGGTTCCCAAGGATTCAGAGATTACTGAAGACAAAGACGAGCAGGAAGTTCCCAAGGATTCAGAGATTACTGAAGACAAAGACGAGCAGGAGGTGCCTAACGATTCAGAGATTACTGAAGACAAAGACGAGCAGGAGGAGCCCAAGGATTCAGAGATTACTGAAGACAAAGACGAGCAGGAGGTGCCTAACGATTCAGAGATTACTGAAGACAAAGACGAGCAGGAGGAGCCCAAGGATTCAGAGATTACTGAAGACAAAGACGAGCAGGAGGAGCCCAAGGATTCAGAGGCCACTGAAGACAAAGACGAGCAGGAGGTGCCCAAGGATTCAGAGGCCACTGAAGACAAAGACGAGCAGGAGGTGCCCAAGGATTCAGAGGCCACTGAAGACAAAGACGAGCAGGAGGTGCCCAAGGATTCAGAGGCCACTAAAGACAAAGATGAGCAGGAGGTGCACAAAGATCCAGATGTCACTGAGGATAAGGCAGCAATACCAGACAGTATTACTGCTGCAGAGCAGAAATTAGACAGTGCAGtggatgaaaaagaaaacatgaccgAAAGTGAAAAACACCTCGACTTGTCCGCTAATGAGAGGTCCAGTGACTCAGACCTCAGAGATGATGATAACATAGTAAATGACAGCCTGCCTAATCAGATACCTGATGATTCAATGACAGATTTAGGAAGTAATAACAGTCGAGCAGAATCACCTGTTGATGAGCCAGAGATTCAGGATGCACTACATACAAGGGAGATGATGGAAGAAGATGAGACTCCAGATGCGGAGGAGGGGAACGATGAAGAGAGAGAAGAATTACTTGAAGATGAAAACGCGCTTTTGTTCTCGCAGTCAGACAAAACCTTGCCTGAAACAAGTCCGCCTACCGTGTCACCTCCAGAGCCAGAATACAGCGAAAGCGTAATGAGATTGACTCTGCTGTGGGATCACTTCACAGAGGAGAAGATGGAGCAGGTCCAAAAGCTTCTGGGTCTAAAAAATCTCTTCAAACTGGAGGCCATGTTCATGGATCTGGACATAGAGTTTCAGGCTACCCGTCAGTCACAGACGGGTACTACAGAGGACATTGAAAATGCGCTCGAAGGCATCTTGGAAGCCTCTGAGAACACTATCTTGGACGAGATTGAGAAGATGCTTGATAGCCGGGACACTAAACACGACTATGATCACCATATGGACCCAAGTAATTTGGATGAAGAAACAGAAATACTGGACGACTTTCAGGAGCTGGCTTTCAGCCTGCGGCAAAAATATTCAACAGCCAGTGACAGCACGCCTTTAGCACTAGAACTGTCATCAGACACTGAGAAAG ATGAACAGGAATTGAATGTTAAAGAAGATGTGCTACACATTGCTGAGGAAGAATTGGACAAAATACCAAAGGCCGAGAGCGATGACAACCTGACAATAACGGATCCTGAAGAAAAGCCAGCTGAGGTTGAAGAGGAACAGCTGGTTAGACCGGACGTTAGTGTGGAGGAAGATGGTGGacactttaataaaaacaaagacaatccGCTGAGCTTCAGCACATCTGATGAGATGCAAAAGGTGCCTCAAGCCACCCTGGAAAATGCCTTCGACATGGGCCTTGGTGTTGAGGTTGAACACTCACCCTCAG GGTCTATGGACTCCATGGAACCAGTGTCCGAAGTGCACGAAGAAGAAGTGGGGTTATTCTCAACAGGGCTTGTTTACACGGGCTGCATCCTTGCAATGATCACGAATAAAACTGCAGAGTGGAGCACTGTG ATGATTTCATTGCTGCCAGAAGAGTGGAAGCCAGGAGAAACTTTGTTTGGCTGTCCTTGGCAAGCTGTTGTCATCACTGCTTTGGTTGGAGTATTGACCTTCACCCTCTTCTTCTGGAGGACTGTGCTGGCA ataaaGAAGAAAGAGTACCTCG TGGATGAAAAAAGACTCAGAGAGCAAATCCAGGTgcacaaaaaggaaaaggatgAAGCTCTCGCCAAAATGGCTGAACTCCAGAAACAG actgaacaactgaaagaaaatcaaaaacagTCAAAGGAAACTGTTAGTTGTACAGTGAAAAAGATGCAAGAGCTAGAG AGTAAAGTCTTACAGGCTGAAACATTGAATAAACAGATGGCCGAGGAAAAGGACAAATACGCACAGCTACTGGAGGAAGAGCGGGCAAACACTCTCCAAAATGAAACCAGA attGAGAAATTAGAGAAGTTAAACGAGAAGCTACAAGCTAACAGGAAAAAGATTCAGGAAGCGCTCTCTAAG ACTACTGTTCTCCTGGATGAAGCCAAGATTCGGGAAGATGCCCGAAACGTTCAACAAAAATGTCTTGAAAAAGAGTTTGCTGCGTTAAAGGACGAGAACAAAACA CTGAAGGTCACCATTAAAAGCTgggaggaaaaacacacagagcttaATGAGAAGATTAAAGTCTATCAGAAGTCCCAGAAAGAACTGGAGGACTCTGTGGTGCTCAAAGATCACAATGTGGAG GTGCTGTCTGAACTTCTGTCTGACCTGGAAGCTTGTGATTTACAAAAAGGTGACACCAAAGTTTTGGCCAATGGTGAAGTAGCACCTG tGTCTCTTACAGACAAGAAGACGGCCGTAAAGAACAGAATCAAACAGATGATGGATGTTTCTAGG GTTCAGACCACTCTTGCTGTAGTTGAAGAAGAGCGGGATCGCTTCATGACAAAACTACTGAATGAAGAGAAGTCCAGGAAGGCAATGGAAG agCAACACCAGGAGCTTGAACATGCAATCTCAACCCTGAAAAGTGAGAAGAGCCACATTGAAAACCAGTTCAAGATCCTCCAGCAGAAAAATGAAATCATGGTCGAAATGTATCAGCAGAAGGAAAATGCCCTGCAGCA GAAATTAACGAAGGAGGAGCTGGAGCGGCGCAGCAAAGAGAATCTGCTGTCGGAGGTTGGAGGGAAAGCTGTTGAAGCTGAGGAGCAGGTTAAAATTTTAAGGCAGCGCATTAATGAGATGGAGGACCAGATGAAGAAGACTGAGGAAGTCTACAAAGAGCAG atcAAAGAGCAGGAGAACAAAACTCACTCAAACTGG GTGAACGCTCGTAATGCAGAGCGAGCTCTAAACCAAGAGAAGCTCGAATCATCGAAGCTTCGTGAAAA ATTGGCTGTACTCACCTCTCAGCTCAATGAGCGCCGCGCTCCTCTCTTCAGACCAAACTCTGGTCAGCCTGCAGGCCCTCGCCAAG GTGACTCATACGGGCCCTCTCCTGTGAGTGGGGGTGCACCATCCCCACCTATAATGATTGAGGGTCCCAGGCGTCCTCCTTCTGCCCCAGTTGCACGGAGAATTGACCCGTTTG GTCCTCGCCCTCCATCAGATCCCCATGGTCGTTACCCTGAAAAACACATCTCTGGGATGG ACATGATGGGCCCACGTAGCTCATCTCCAGCCAACTTGGATGCATCT ggTCCAGGATCCTTCATAGCATCACCAATCAGGGACTCACCTGGACCCATGGTCCACGGACCTCCACCTGGTCCTGCACCCTATGATCCAATGCTCCCTCCTGGCCGTCTGCCACCACCCATAGCTTACAGACCACCGCGACCTGGCCCATATCACCTCCCACCTGGCCCTCCTCTTCTTCAAGGTCCTCCCCTACCAGCTAATGGACACCCAGGTATGCCCCTGCCTGGACCAATGGGAGGAGAGTTTGGACCCCCCAATGGACTTGCAATTCCCCCCAGGCAAGGCCCTGGCCCAGGCATTGATCCCCGGGGTCCGCTCCCACCGCAATTCCGTCCCCCTCCACCTCATCACTTTGGACCGATGCCTCCTCCACAGG GTGTCCGTGGGCCCATGGGACCTCGTCCACCCTTCCCTCCTGACATGCGCTTCCCATTACCACGTGACCACCCTGGCCAACCTGTGGACCTGCCTCTAGGTGCCCCGCCTCATCCAGCACATCCTGGTGATGCTTATGGCCCGCCTGCACCCGATGCCCTCCAGAACTCTGTAGCCGCTCACAGCGTCCCCAGACAAGACCTGCACGTGAAGCAGGAGGCCCCTCAGGACTCAGCCAGGCCAGAAATGGTCAAGCCTTAA